A window from Gemmatimonadales bacterium encodes these proteins:
- a CDS encoding DNA translocase FtsK, translating into MTTENGRPAGGVQRRRFGAVTALVIGLFVGLTLLPLSVTGPIGHALGATLWRVLGAGALGIPVLGIALALAGFERLGTLDMKRAAFLIVGLSVLLPYLVGVLLHVSVRDLDNQRLLGRMVGVVPGFFAVEIPMGVGTAGAVLVGFLALTALTLATFAWHPLQPLERKPESPFTPGTTGSNAEGRARKAPASAAKGEEDPPALPRADGPVKPAAARGDGKTGRLKPGKRPDPRRAPGQKELGPVWDVELLEAPRAKAVDAGEAELDVLQERLESTLAEFKVEGDVAGRTTGPVVTQYGVRLRAGVKMNRLVTLADDLALKMSARSIRVARIPGRDMVGVEVPNPKSRVVLLRELLEDEQWSGEERLLPVALGLDLEGRPVIADLAKMPHLLIAGATGTGKSVGINAIITSLIYHYQHKEDLRLLMIDPKMVELSMYKDLPHLRHPVVTNNKEAARVLKWAVGEMERRYVLLEANGARNLSDFNRKVLEGKPLRNPVPRRVTLTDIVAEPPDTPPPAPVGDTYTEGKLPLIVVVVDELADLMMTVQTEVETPLARLAQKARAVGLHLILATQRPSVNVITGLIKANFPSRIAFRVASKVDSRTILDQNGSEALLGKGDMLFLEPGKSDPMRLQGAYISTEESERIMERYRQWREERDHRGMAELAESNILDEVPEAEGEGGDEATDPGERDPQFKDAAIACVQNQGGSTSLLQRKLGIGYGRAARIMDQLEEAGILGPANGSKPRDVRIGIEQIDEYCR; encoded by the coding sequence ATGACGACCGAGAACGGCCGCCCAGCGGGCGGAGTGCAGCGGAGACGGTTCGGCGCGGTCACCGCGCTGGTGATCGGTCTGTTCGTCGGGCTCACCCTGCTGCCTCTGTCGGTGACCGGGCCCATCGGGCACGCGCTGGGCGCGACGCTCTGGCGGGTGCTGGGTGCCGGCGCGCTGGGCATTCCGGTGCTCGGGATCGCGCTCGCGCTGGCCGGCTTCGAGCGGCTCGGCACGCTGGACATGAAGCGCGCGGCGTTCCTCATCGTCGGTCTCAGCGTGCTGCTCCCCTACCTGGTCGGAGTCCTCCTGCACGTCAGCGTCCGCGACCTCGACAATCAGCGACTGCTCGGCCGAATGGTGGGCGTGGTGCCGGGCTTCTTCGCGGTGGAGATCCCCATGGGCGTCGGCACCGCGGGCGCCGTCCTGGTGGGCTTCCTGGCGCTCACCGCACTCACCCTCGCGACGTTCGCTTGGCACCCGCTGCAGCCGCTAGAACGGAAGCCGGAGTCGCCGTTCACGCCGGGCACCACTGGCAGCAATGCCGAGGGTCGCGCACGCAAGGCACCGGCCTCGGCGGCCAAGGGAGAGGAAGACCCACCGGCGCTGCCCCGGGCCGATGGGCCGGTCAAGCCAGCCGCGGCTCGCGGCGATGGGAAGACCGGAAGGCTCAAGCCTGGCAAGCGGCCAGACCCGAGACGGGCTCCCGGGCAGAAGGAGCTCGGCCCGGTCTGGGACGTCGAGCTGCTGGAGGCGCCGCGTGCCAAGGCAGTGGATGCCGGCGAGGCCGAGCTCGACGTGCTGCAGGAGCGGCTCGAGTCCACCCTGGCGGAGTTCAAGGTCGAGGGCGACGTGGCGGGCCGGACCACCGGACCAGTGGTGACCCAGTACGGCGTTCGACTCCGGGCCGGAGTCAAGATGAACCGCCTGGTCACCCTGGCCGACGACCTCGCGCTCAAGATGAGCGCGCGCTCGATCCGGGTCGCCCGGATTCCCGGGCGCGACATGGTCGGCGTCGAAGTGCCCAACCCGAAATCGCGCGTGGTGCTGCTGCGCGAGCTGCTGGAAGACGAGCAGTGGAGCGGCGAGGAGCGGCTCCTGCCGGTAGCGCTGGGGCTCGACCTCGAGGGCCGCCCGGTCATCGCGGATCTGGCCAAGATGCCGCACCTGCTCATCGCGGGCGCCACCGGCACCGGCAAGTCGGTCGGAATCAACGCCATCATCACCTCGCTGATCTACCACTACCAGCACAAGGAAGATCTCCGCCTGCTGATGATCGATCCCAAGATGGTGGAGCTGTCGATGTACAAGGACCTCCCCCACTTGCGGCACCCGGTCGTCACCAACAACAAGGAGGCCGCGCGGGTCCTCAAGTGGGCTGTCGGTGAGATGGAGCGCCGCTACGTTCTGCTGGAGGCCAACGGTGCCCGCAATCTCAGCGACTTCAACCGCAAGGTCCTGGAGGGCAAGCCGCTCCGGAATCCGGTGCCGCGCCGGGTGACCCTCACCGACATCGTAGCCGAGCCGCCCGACACCCCGCCGCCGGCGCCGGTGGGTGACACCTACACCGAAGGGAAGCTGCCGCTCATCGTCGTGGTGGTCGACGAGCTGGCCGACCTGATGATGACGGTGCAGACAGAGGTCGAAACGCCGCTGGCCCGGCTGGCGCAGAAGGCACGCGCCGTTGGGCTCCACCTCATCCTGGCCACCCAGCGCCCCTCGGTGAATGTCATCACCGGTCTCATCAAGGCGAACTTTCCCAGCCGGATCGCTTTCCGGGTCGCCTCCAAGGTGGACAGCCGCACCATCCTGGACCAGAACGGCTCGGAGGCGCTGCTGGGGAAAGGCGACATGCTGTTTCTCGAGCCGGGCAAGAGCGACCCGATGCGGCTGCAGGGCGCGTACATCTCCACCGAGGAGAGCGAGCGCATCATGGAGCGGTACCGCCAGTGGCGCGAGGAACGGGACCACCGGGGGATGGCGGAGCTGGCGGAGAGCAACATCCTCGACGAGGTGCCGGAGGCCGAAGGGGAAGGAGGCGACGAGGCCACCGACCCCGGGGAGCGTGACCCGCAGTTCAAGGACGCCGCCATCGCCTGCGTGCAGAACCAGGGCGGCTCGACCTCGCTGCTGCAGCGGAAGCTGGGTATCGGCTACGGGCGGGCAGCGCGGATCATGGACCAACTCGAGGAGGCCGGCATCCTGGGCCCCGCCAACGGAAGCAAGCCGCGGGATGTGCGGATCGGGATCGAGCAGATCGACGAATACTGCCGGTGA
- a CDS encoding YraN family protein, with product MRPTRRFTPTSQWEDARQRRGLWGERIAMAFLTSCGWHIEGHRFRLGRHDVDVVARRGSLVAFVEVKARGSLLCGIPQESVRWQKRRILGKVAALWQVRHGRPNDEYRFDVIAIQFRAGGGYAIEHLEDAWRL from the coding sequence ATGCGACCCACCCGACGCTTCACCCCGACCTCGCAATGGGAAGACGCACGTCAGCGGCGGGGGCTCTGGGGGGAACGAATCGCGATGGCGTTCCTCACCAGCTGCGGGTGGCACATCGAAGGGCATCGTTTCCGCTTGGGCCGTCACGACGTGGACGTGGTGGCGCGGCGCGGTTCACTGGTGGCGTTCGTGGAGGTGAAGGCGCGTGGCTCCCTGCTGTGCGGCATCCCCCAGGAGAGCGTCCGCTGGCAGAAGCGGCGCATCCTCGGCAAGGTCGCGGCGCTCTGGCAGGTGCGCCACGGCCGCCCGAACGACGAGTACCGGTTCGACGTCATCGCCATTCAGTTCCGGGCGGGTGGCGGGTACGCCATTGAGCACCTGGAGGATGCGTGGCGTCTTTGA